A single uncultured Methanolobus sp. DNA region contains:
- a CDS encoding pantothenate kinase, which produces MIKGSTGCGVVLDGGVYTTVTVDDNIEDTEIYLNGEKVAGETSLTVVESMTELPVKVESISDIPIGCGFGASGAGALGTAYALNHALSLELTTTKLNDIAHVAEVKNGSGLGDVTGQVCGGIPIRITPGAPSIAHTDHIPTREKEVCCVVLGELSTSSVIGNPEMVENINIAGMEAMKSLMEKPTVDNFMYSAREFAINSGLATGKVKEVIEAAADAGIIASQAMLGNAVFSIPSVTCAPELVDVFSEYGNVLRFRIRTGSIRIV; this is translated from the coding sequence ATGATAAAGGGGTCTACAGGATGTGGAGTAGTACTGGACGGCGGCGTTTACACCACCGTTACAGTTGACGATAACATCGAAGACACAGAGATATACCTAAACGGCGAAAAAGTAGCCGGTGAGACCAGTCTGACTGTCGTTGAGTCTATGACCGAGCTGCCGGTAAAGGTGGAGAGTATTTCTGATATTCCCATCGGATGCGGCTTTGGGGCATCAGGGGCAGGGGCGCTTGGAACCGCATACGCACTTAACCATGCACTCTCGCTTGAACTTACAACCACCAAACTCAATGACATTGCGCATGTAGCTGAAGTCAAAAACGGAAGCGGCCTTGGAGATGTCACAGGACAGGTGTGCGGCGGCATTCCTATCAGAATTACGCCCGGTGCGCCTTCAATAGCTCATACAGACCACATACCCACAAGGGAGAAAGAAGTATGCTGCGTGGTTCTGGGAGAACTTTCCACCAGCTCAGTAATTGGAAATCCTGAGATGGTCGAAAATATCAACATAGCTGGCATGGAAGCGATGAAAAGTCTCATGGAAAAACCCACGGTTGATAATTTCATGTACTCAGCACGGGAATTTGCCATAAACAGCGGGCTTGCTACTGGAAAGGTAAAAGAAGTCATCGAAGCTGCTGCAGATGCAGGAATCATAGCTTCACAGGCAATGCTTGGAAACGCTGTTTTCTCAATACCTTCAGTTACCTGTGCACCGGAACTGGTTGATGTATTCTCTGAATATGGGAACGTTCTCAGGTTCAGGATAAGGACTGGAAGCATCCGGATAGTCTGA
- the coaBC gene encoding bifunctional phosphopantothenoylcysteine decarboxylase/phosphopantothenate--cysteine ligase CoaBC — MPQIPNEHPTLWIKSTKSESLKGKTIVLAVTGSIAAVRTVELAREFIRRGADVHAVMSEAAGWIINPMALHYATGNEVITGITGKVEHVEFFGNLGRADILLIAPATANTLGKIAAGIDDTPVTTFATTAIGAGKPVMIVPAMHEDMYNHPAVMENIAKMKDWGISFIGPRIEEGIAKIAGNDEIVLEVERAIGKRTLSGKKILITSGSTAEPIDPIRILTNRASGKTGNELALEAYRRGAEVTIVHRNKLGVSGSGINEIFAETADQMTDAVLGELAKGYDMLISSAAIADYTLDASGQKIKSGEEGLKLSFRTTRKLIKEARQAYPQVKIVGFKAEAGVETQELLKRARQTLENSGLDMIVANDVSKGGIGTDDNSINILYSDDRDTINIKGPKSLIANVLMDEITGLLTAKDEE, encoded by the coding sequence ATGCCTCAGATTCCAAATGAACACCCGACACTATGGATAAAATCCACAAAATCTGAATCGCTTAAAGGCAAGACAATCGTGCTTGCGGTCACAGGCAGCATTGCTGCTGTAAGGACAGTGGAGCTCGCACGTGAATTCATCCGAAGGGGTGCAGATGTTCATGCAGTTATGAGCGAGGCTGCGGGGTGGATAATCAATCCGATGGCCCTGCATTATGCAACCGGGAATGAAGTCATCACTGGCATAACCGGAAAGGTCGAGCATGTGGAGTTCTTTGGGAATCTTGGCAGGGCGGATATTTTACTTATTGCTCCTGCAACAGCTAACACTCTTGGGAAGATCGCAGCGGGAATAGATGATACACCTGTGACGACCTTTGCGACAACGGCTATCGGTGCGGGCAAGCCTGTTATGATAGTACCTGCAATGCATGAGGACATGTACAACCATCCGGCTGTCATGGAGAACATTGCGAAGATGAAAGACTGGGGAATCAGTTTCATCGGGCCAAGAATCGAAGAAGGCATTGCAAAGATAGCCGGGAACGATGAGATCGTGCTTGAGGTGGAGAGAGCTATCGGGAAAAGGACGCTCAGCGGGAAGAAGATACTCATTACAAGCGGGTCCACGGCAGAGCCTATTGATCCGATACGGATACTTACTAACAGGGCATCCGGAAAGACAGGGAATGAGCTGGCTCTTGAAGCTTATCGCAGGGGTGCTGAAGTTACTATCGTTCACAGGAATAAACTTGGGGTTTCCGGTTCAGGCATCAATGAGATTTTTGCTGAAACTGCTGACCAGATGACCGATGCAGTTCTTGGCGAACTGGCGAAGGGTTATGATATGCTCATAAGTTCTGCTGCTATTGCTGATTACACACTGGATGCTAGCGGGCAGAAGATAAAATCAGGGGAAGAGGGGCTTAAGCTTTCTTTCAGGACAACACGCAAGCTCATCAAAGAAGCAAGGCAGGCGTATCCACAGGTGAAGATAGTCGGGTTCAAGGCTGAGGCTGGTGTTGAAACTCAGGAACTTCTAAAGAGAGCAAGGCAGACACTTGAAAATTCCGGGCTTGATATGATCGTTGCTAATGATGTCAGCAAAGGTGGCATCGGGACTGATGACAATAGCATTAATATATTATACTCTGATGACAGAGATACTATTAATATAAAAGGTCCGAAAAGTCTTATTGCAAATGTCCTTATGGACGAGATTACAGGACTGCTGACAGCAAAGGACGAAGAATAG
- a CDS encoding nucleotidyltransferase family protein produces the protein MSFKKNNIEINNIFDLLQSLSLDAKIEKDLIELCRQNDIATLGLFGSFSKGEQTESSDIDLLVTYTKSKSLLDHIKIEMELEKLLGKKVDLLTEKSLSPYIYPTVKKELRIIYFEG, from the coding sequence ATGTCATTTAAGAAGAACAATATTGAGATTAACAACATCTTCGACCTATTACAATCACTGAGTCTCGATGCTAAAATAGAGAAAGACCTCATAGAACTTTGCAGGCAGAATGATATAGCAACCCTTGGGCTTTTTGGTTCATTTTCAAAAGGAGAGCAAACTGAAAGCAGTGATATTGACCTATTGGTAACATACACTAAAAGTAAAAGCCTTCTTGACCACATAAAGATAGAGATGGAATTAGAAAAACTGCTAGGGAAAAAAGTAGATCTGCTGACTGAAAAATCATTAAGTCCATATATTTATCCAACCGTTAAAAAAGAACTGAGGATAATATACTTTGAAGGATAA
- a CDS encoding GNAT family N-acetyltransferase, which translates to MTSPFVPRPATLADKSKLLALYREVATISGGIIREPHEVTEEYIDKFLTNSLKDGIILVVDDIENDRIIADLHTYRSSLSVFSHVFEHLTIAVHPSFQKQGIGRMLFTKMLDKVRAEYPDVLRVELITMESNRSARSLYQSLGFVEEGRMEKKIRRKDGGFEADIPMVWMNPDFTDK; encoded by the coding sequence ATGACTTCTCCATTTGTCCCGCGTCCTGCGACCCTCGCAGACAAGTCAAAACTCTTAGCCCTCTACCGTGAGGTGGCCACAATTTCCGGCGGCATTATCCGTGAACCCCATGAGGTCACAGAGGAGTACATAGATAAATTCCTCACCAACAGCCTGAAAGATGGCATCATCCTCGTGGTGGATGATATTGAGAACGACCGCATAATCGCTGACCTGCACACATACCGTTCATCTCTTAGTGTGTTCTCCCACGTATTCGAGCACCTGACAATCGCTGTGCATCCATCCTTTCAGAAACAGGGAATCGGAAGAATGCTTTTCACAAAAATGCTCGACAAGGTAAGGGCTGAATATCCTGATGTTCTGAGAGTGGAGCTGATCACAATGGAAAGCAATCGCTCAGCCAGAAGTCTTTATCAATCTCTTGGATTTGTGGAGGAAGGCCGGATGGAGAAAAAGATCAGGAGAAAGGACGGCGGATTTGAGGCTGATATTCCCATGGTGTGGATGAATCCTGATTTCACTGATAAATAA
- a CDS encoding archaellin/type IV pilin N-terminal domain-containing protein, which translates to MKANKQIFIKKDTHAQVGIGTLIIFIAMVLVAAVAAAVLIQTSGTLQQKAQSTGKQATQEVSSNLMIKGIEGVRAKNSLVDMSDTIDLLELKVGLNVGSSPVDVNQVIISITDGTTTNDLAYAGNSKSYGQMSGFNSSSATINLRHLLSGMTNNNEHPKVYFTVEKIRDEDSSFSQSNPVMNTGDLITVYIATISPESDGFAYDYVGSIDPVVMESSDLNLVPRAVVSIVMTPESGAATTAEFVTPSSYGVKETVQLYP; encoded by the coding sequence ATGAAAGCAAATAAACAAATTTTCATCAAAAAAGATACACATGCACAGGTGGGTATTGGTACTCTTATTATTTTCATAGCCATGGTGCTGGTAGCCGCTGTGGCTGCCGCTGTTCTAATCCAGACATCCGGTACCTTGCAGCAGAAAGCCCAATCTACCGGAAAACAGGCAACACAGGAAGTTTCATCCAATCTGATGATAAAAGGCATCGAGGGTGTTCGTGCTAAAAATTCTTTAGTAGATATGTCCGACACAATCGACTTGCTGGAACTCAAAGTTGGTCTAAATGTCGGAAGTTCACCAGTGGATGTAAATCAGGTAATTATCTCCATCACGGACGGGACAACTACGAATGACCTTGCGTATGCGGGAAATTCGAAGTCATATGGACAAATGTCTGGATTTAATTCATCATCTGCCACAATTAATCTTAGGCACCTTTTGAGTGGTATGACAAACAATAATGAACACCCCAAAGTTTACTTTACAGTTGAAAAGATTCGTGATGAGGATTCTTCATTCTCCCAGAGTAATCCTGTAATGAATACTGGAGATCTTATTACTGTGTATATTGCAACAATATCACCAGAATCAGATGGGTTTGCTTATGATTATGTAGGTTCTATTGATCCAGTCGTTATGGAGTCATCGGATCTTAACCTTGTTCCACGTGCTGTGGTTAGTATTGTCATGACGCCTGAATCTGGTGCGGCAACAACTGCAGAGTTCGTAACGCCTTCTTCTTACGGTGTTAAGGAAACTGTGCAACTATATCCATAA
- a CDS encoding endo alpha-1,4 polygalactosaminidase, with protein MNIRHLLTLFLITLILLTSGCSDNSTDTPDTIENPDISEASSTDSTNTVDESTSELDYRQQMRDFVIGISTYSKQKNPDFIIIPQNGQEILTSGGEPDDPLAQDYISAIDGVGREDLFFGYDDDNVATEEEDTEYMASLLDIARDNGVVVLVTDYCWTKSYVDASYRENEDRGYISFAADSRDLATIPKYPAEPYNVKSNDIRSLSDAQNFLYLINPEEYDSKEEFLESLQETDYDVILIDLFFYDSPLTSDDIASLKTKSNGGSRLVIAYMSIGESESYRYYWDGSWRVGSPGWLEDENPDWEGNYKVRYWDEQWQDVIYGNEDAYLDMILDAGFDGVYLDIIDAFEYFEN; from the coding sequence ATGAACATTCGACATCTTCTCACCCTATTCCTCATCACATTAATCCTCCTGACATCCGGCTGTTCAGACAACAGCACAGACACACCTGACACAATCGAAAACCCAGATATATCTGAAGCCTCAAGCACTGATTCCACAAACACCGTTGACGAATCCACTTCAGAACTGGACTACCGCCAGCAAATGCGTGATTTTGTCATCGGCATCAGCACTTACTCAAAACAGAAAAACCCGGATTTCATAATAATCCCGCAGAACGGTCAGGAAATTCTGACATCCGGCGGCGAGCCTGATGATCCGCTTGCACAGGACTATATTTCAGCCATTGACGGGGTTGGCAGGGAAGACCTCTTCTTCGGTTACGATGATGACAACGTGGCAACAGAGGAAGAGGATACGGAATACATGGCATCGTTGCTGGATATTGCCAGGGACAACGGTGTTGTGGTACTGGTAACCGATTACTGCTGGACTAAATCTTATGTTGATGCTTCATATCGTGAAAATGAAGACCGGGGTTACATCTCCTTTGCTGCTGACAGCAGGGATCTTGCTACTATCCCGAAATATCCGGCAGAACCATACAATGTCAAAAGCAATGATATTCGGTCACTTTCTGATGCTCAGAACTTCCTGTACCTCATCAACCCGGAGGAATATGACAGCAAGGAAGAGTTTCTGGAAAGCTTGCAGGAAACTGACTATGATGTAATTCTTATCGATCTGTTCTTTTATGACTCGCCTTTGACATCTGATGATATTGCCTCCCTGAAAACCAAATCTAATGGCGGCTCACGTCTTGTAATTGCTTACATGAGCATCGGTGAAAGTGAAAGCTACCGGTATTACTGGGATGGATCGTGGCGTGTTGGCTCTCCTGGGTGGCTTGAGGATGAGAATCCCGATTGGGAAGGCAACTACAAGGTACGCTATTGGGATGAGCAGTGGCAGGATGTCATCTATGGAAATGAAGATGCGTACCTGGATATGATACTTGATGCGGGATTTGATGGTGTTTATCTTGACATAATCGATGCTTTTGAGTATTTTGAAAATTGA
- a CDS encoding formylglycine-generating enzyme family protein: MRIGTKKIITILAVLLLAISVTGCTSDDNGSDNGNDAGSSSSGTASTPTGDKYTNSIGMQFQRIDAGSFNMGTSKYAYSQPIHEVRLSDDFYIGTYEVTQAQWEEVMGSNPSSFKGDDNPVDSISWNDVQEFISKLNEKEGTTSYRLPTEAEWEYAAAAGTTTLYSFGEIDEDEGPFLKDYAWYQENSYEKTHEVGQKLANPWGLYDVHGNVWEYVQDSWVDNYGGASEDGSAVEKGSSSLRVARGGSYSSKENALYTAYRRKQDPRDGDSSIGFRLVMDA, translated from the coding sequence ATGCGGATAGGTACAAAAAAAATAATAACAATCCTGGCAGTGCTCCTGCTTGCTATTTCAGTAACAGGCTGCACTTCAGACGATAACGGTAGTGACAATGGCAATGATGCAGGCAGTTCCTCTTCAGGCACAGCCAGTACTCCAACAGGCGATAAATACACCAATTCCATAGGAATGCAGTTCCAGCGTATCGATGCAGGAAGCTTCAATATGGGAACATCCAAGTATGCATACTCACAGCCGATCCACGAAGTAAGGCTCAGTGATGATTTCTACATTGGAACCTACGAAGTGACCCAGGCTCAGTGGGAAGAGGTAATGGGCAGCAATCCATCCAGTTTCAAGGGCGACGACAATCCTGTTGACAGCATTTCATGGAACGATGTCCAGGAATTCATAAGCAAGCTCAATGAGAAGGAAGGCACAACAAGTTACAGGCTTCCAACCGAGGCAGAATGGGAATATGCAGCAGCAGCCGGAACAACAACTCTCTATTCCTTTGGTGAAATAGATGAGGACGAAGGGCCCTTCCTTAAGGATTATGCATGGTATCAGGAGAACTCATACGAGAAGACCCACGAAGTAGGTCAGAAACTTGCAAACCCATGGGGACTTTATGACGTACACGGCAATGTCTGGGAATATGTTCAGGATAGCTGGGTGGACAACTATGGCGGCGCAAGCGAGGACGGCAGTGCTGTTGAGAAAGGTTCATCATCCCTTAGAGTTGCCAGAGGCGGCAGTTACTCAAGCAAGGAAAATGCACTCTACAC